The following nucleotide sequence is from Kiritimatiella glycovorans.
CGCGGTCGATCAAAGCTTTAACCGGATCTCGGTCGACGGCGACCGGTCGACCAACGACACGGTACTCCTGCTCGCCAACGGGGCCGCAGGTAATGCGCCCCTGCGCGAGACCCACGGGGACTGGGCCGCCTTCGCGGATCGGCTCGAGTCCCTCTCGCTGGAGATGGCGAAGGCTATCGTCGGCGACGGAGAGGGCCTTTCCCGCACGGTGACCGTGGCGGTGACCGGGGCCTGCAGCAGGACCGATGCCGACCGTGCCGCGCGCGCTGTGGCCAACTCGCCGCTCAATAAGACCGCCTGGGCGGGCGGCCGTCCGAACTGGGGACGGGTCATGGACGCGCTCGGGTATTCCGGTGCGGAGTTCGATCCGGAGCGGGTCACGATCGATTACAATGGCTGTCCGGCCGTACGCGAGGGCCGCGCGGCCCTCGACGACCCGGACCGGCTGAAGCGCGCCGCCGCAGCCCCCCACCTCGACCTGTCCATCGATCTCGGGGCCGGCAGCGCCTCCGCCGTAATCTATACCTGCGACCTTACGGCCGAATACGTCCGGATCAACCTGTAGCGCGTGAGGGTTCGCGGGACGCGGGGTACAGATTGGATTTCCCGCTCACGCTCTTCTGTGTCCCCTGGGCCTCTTTGTGGCCCTTTTTCCTGAGTTCCACGTCGGGACACCCGGGGGAATATCGTACCCGTCCGCGTACGAGTACGAGTACGAATTATGTTCCCCCCCCTCAACCAACCTTCATGTTCTTCATGTCCCTCATGCCCTTTTTGTGGACCTTCGCTCTTTCCTCTTCTTGCGATCCCCCTCTTGTGGCGGTAGTCTGAGCGCAACACGTAACCGGGGACGGAGATTGATGCATCAGGCGATTGAAAAGGCGAATGTGCTGATCGAGGCGCTGCCGTACATCCAGCGTTTCCGCGGACAGTGCGTCGTGGTCAAGTTCGGCGGCAGTATCATGGAGAACGAAGCCGGGGTGCGCGCTATCCTGGAGGATGTGGCTTTCATGGAGTGCGTAGGGCTCCGGCCCGTGATCGTACACGGCGGCGGGGCCGCGATCTCGCGCAGGATGCGCGAGGCGCATGTCCAGCCCCGGTTCGTCCGCGGATTGCGCGTCAGCGACGAGCAGGTCATCCGCGTCGTGGAGGAGGTGCTCAACCGTGAAGTGAACCCGCATTTGGTGCGCATTCTGCAGGGGTACGGGGGCAAGGCACGGGGCATCCACGGCGAGGATATCCTCCGGGTTCAGAAACACACCGAGGAGCACGAAGGCGAAACGTTCGACTGGGGCTATGTCGGCAATGTGACCAAAGTCGATACGGAACCCGTCAAGGCCTATCTCAATTCGGAGATCATCCCGGTCGTCACCCCGCTCGGCCGCGGGCCGGACGGCATGCTCTATAACATCAACGCCGATGAGGCCGCCAACGCGGTCGCGCGCGCCCTTCCGGCTCGCAAGCTGGTGTTCCTGACCGACGTGCCCGGCGTGCTGCGCGATCCGGATGATCCGCATTCACTGATTTCCACGCTCTCGGTCGGCGAAGTGCAGCACCTGATCGACCGCGGGGTTATCGCGGGCGGCATGATGCCGAAGGTCCGCGGGGCCGTCGATTCGATTGCCGCCGGCATCCGCAAGACGCACATCATCGATTCCAGTCTGCCGCATTCGCTGTTGCTCGAACTGTTCACCGACCGCGGGGTGGGCACGGAAATCGTGCCGTGATGCAGGCGACCGGAAAACGAAGGAAGGAACCCCGTGGTCTCGCCCGCCCGCTGAACATTCGCCCCGTCGGCCCCTTTCAGCCCCTTCATGGAGTCTTATGATGAACACCGAAGATATCAGGCGCATGCACCGGGAATATGTCATGTCCACCTACGCGCCGGGGCTGGCGCTGGTGCGCGGCGAGGGCGTACGGGTGTACGACGCCGAAGATCACGAGTACCTCGATTTCCTCGCGGGTATCGCCGTCACCAATCTCGGCCACGCCCACCCCCGCTACGTCGAGGCCATTCGCGAACAGGCCGGACGCCTCGTTCACGTGTCGAATCTCTACTATAATGAGCATCAGCCGCGGCTCGCCCGCGACCTGGTGGAACGCAGCGGATTTGAGGTCGGCAAATGCTTCTTCTGCAATTCGGGCGCGGAGGCGAACGAGGGGCTCATTAAACTGGCACGGCTCTGGGGCCACGATCAGGGGCGCTACGAGGTCGTCAGCATGCGCGGCTCGTTCCACGGCCGGACGCTTGCAACCCTTACCGCCACCGGACAGGACAAGGTCCAGAAGGGGTTCGCACCGCTGCCGCAGGGATTCCGCTACGCGGAGTTCAACGATCCCGCCTCCTGCCGCGAACAGATCGGACCGGAGACGGCGGCGGTGCTGGTCGAAGCCATCCAGGGCGAGGGCGGGGTGCGGCCGGCGCACCGCGGGTATCTCCGGCAGCTCCGTAAAATCTGCGATGAAGAAGGCGTGCTGCTGCTGATGGATGAGGTGCAGTGCGGGATGGGACGCACCGGGCGCTGGTTCGGCTTTCAGCATTACGGCGTTCAGCCCGACGCCTTCGCGCTTGCCAAAGGGCTGGGTAACGGCTTCCCGATGGGAGCGGTCGTCGCGGGCGCGAAGCTCGCGGACGTCTTCCATCCCGGCCACCACGCCACGACGTTCGGCGGCACGCCGCTGGCCTGCGCCGCCGCGCGCGCGGTGATCGAAGTGATCGAAACTGAAGGACTCATCGAAAACGCCGGGCGCATGGGCCACATGCTGGTTGAAGGCCTGTGTTCCATCGCCGCGGATCACCCCCGCTGGATCGAGGAGGTGCGCGGGCTCGGCCTGATGGTGGGCCTTGTGCTCGACCGCCCCGCGGCGCCGCTGCAGAAGAAACTTCAGGAGAAGGGATTGCTCGCGCTCGCCACGGCGGGTAAGGTGCTCCGCTTCCTCCCGCCGCTGATCGTGGGAGAGGATGATGTGCGCCGTGCGCTGGAGATCACGGCCGCGGCGTGTGATGAACTTGAACAGGAAGGCACGGAGGCATCCCGATGAAAGTCGTACTGGCGTATTCCGGAGGACTCGACACCTCGATCATTCTGAAGTGGCTGCAGGAGGAGTACGACGCGGAAGTCATCGCCTACGCCGCCGACGTCGGCCAGGAGGAGGAACTCGACGGGCTGCCGGAAAAGGCGAAAAACACCGGCGCGTCGAAGTGCTACGTGGAAGACCTGCGCGAGGAATTCGCCCGCGATTTCGTTTACCCGATGATCCGGGCCGGCGCGGTCTACGAATCGGGCTACCTGCTGGGCACTTCGATCGCCCGCCCGCTCATCGCCAAGCGCCATATCGAGATCGCCCGCGAACAGGGGGCCGAGGCCGTGGCCCACGGGGCGACGGGCAAAGGCAACGACCAGGTTCGCTTCGAACTGACCTTTTACGCGCTCGAACCCGGGATCAAGGTGATCGCCCCCTGGCGGAACGAGGGGTTTTTCCAGTCGCGCACGGAGATGATGCAGTACGCTGAACAACACGGCATCCCGATTCCGGTCAGCGCGGAAAAGCCCTACAGCATGGACCGCAATCTCCTGCACATCTCTTATGAGGGCGGAGTGCTCGAGGACCCGTGGAACGCCCCGCCGAAGGATATGTTCCTGCTGACGACCGACCCCGAGGACGCGCCCGACGGGGCGGAGGAAATTACGATCGACTTCGAGCGCGGCGATGCGGTGGCACTCGACGGCGAGCGGCTCGAGCCTCTGCCGCTGATGCAGAAGCTCAACGGGATCGCGGGCCGACACGGGGTCGGGCGGATCGACCTGGTCGAAAACCGCTTCGTGGGTATGAAGAGCCGCGGCGTGTACGAGACGCCCGCCGGCACAGTGCTGCACCGCGCCCGCGAGGCGGTGGAGCAGATTACCATGGACCGCGAGGTGCTCCACCAGCGCGACGCCATCATGCCGCGTTATGCCGAGCTGGTGTATAACGGATTCTGGTTCGCCCCCGAACGCGAGATGCTGCAGGCGGCGATGGACAGGGCGGCGCAGACGGTAACCGGTACGGCGCGCGTGAAGCTCTACAAGGGATCCTGTACCGTGACCGGCCGCCGTGCCGAACGCTCGCTCTACGATGCCGATATCGCCAGCTTCGAGGCCGGCGGCGATTACGATCAGGCCGACGCGAACGGCTTTATTCGACTCAACGCCCTGCGCCTGCGCGTGGGATCGTTGAAAGAGCAGGATGCAAAAGGCTGAGCGCGATCTCCGAGCGCGCCGAAAAGGCAGGGCGTGATGAACGCATTTGAATACCGCAACGGCGAGCTGCACGCAGAGGACTGCGCGCTGAACGCGCTGGCGGAGGAGTACGGAACTCCGCTGTACGTCTACTCCAGAACGCATTTCGAGCACCAGTACCGTCGCCTGGCCGCGGCCCTCAAGGATGCAGACCCCCTGCTTTGCTACTCGGTAAAGGGATGCAGCACGGGGGCGATCCTCGAGCTGTTCCGTGGAATGGGGGCCGGGCTGGATGTCGTTTCCGGAGGAGAACTGTTCCGCGGACTGCGCGCAGGCTTTGATGCGGAGAAGATCGTATTCGCCGGGGTCGGCAAGACGGTCGACGAGATCCGCTACGCCATAGAGCAGGGGGTAGGGTTCTTCACCGTCGAGTCGGAGCCGGAGCTGGAGCGCATCGCTCACGTGGAGGGTGAACTCAAAAAAAGCGCCCGCGTCGCGATCCGGGTGAATCCGGATATCGACCCCGGTACGCATGAGTACACGTGCACCGGTAAAGGCGACACCAAATTCGGCGTGGATCCGGCCACCGCCCGACGCCTCTCGCTGCGTGCGATCGAACACGATGCGCTGCGGCTGGTCGGTCTGCACACGCACCTCGGCTCGCCGCTGATGAGCGTGGATCCCTATGAGAAGGCCCTCGAGGTGATCCGGCCGCTCTGCCGCGAACTGAAGGAGCGCGGGCCGCACTTCCGGCGTCTCGATCTCGGCGGCGGTCTCGGCATTCCCTACCGGCCGGAGGAAGAGCCGTTCGATCTGGACCGTTTCGCGAAGATGGCCAACGCGGCCGTCGGCGAACTCGGCCTGCAGCTGGTACTGGAGCCGGGCCGGTTTCTCAGCGGGGGGGCAGGCGTACTGCTTACGCGGGTTCAGTACGTCAAGCCGCACCCGTCGAAGACATTTCTGATCGGTGATGCGGCGATGAACGATCTGCTGCGTCCGGCGCTGTACGACGCCTGGCACGGGGTGAACGCCGTGCGGCAGACCGGGGAAACGGTGTGCGGCGATCTCGTCGGTCCCGTGTGCGAGACGGGGGATTTCCTGGCCCGCGACCGCGAACTTCCGGCTGCTGAGGCGGGCGATCTGCTGGCCGTCATGAATGCCGGGGCCTACGGCTATACCATGGCCTCGAATTACAACAGCCGCCCGCGCCCCGCTGAGGTGCTCGTGGAGGGCTCTTCCGCCCGGCTGATCCGCCGCCGGGAGACCTGGGACGACCTCGTCCGCGGCGAAGAGTAAGGGGTTGGCAGGACGCGCGCGAGGGCCTAGGGTCTGTCTGTGAAGCCGGGCGGGACGGCGGTTTCGCGCCCGTCGCACGAATTTCAAACAGGAGGACACGATGTTTGAGGGAATGTATACCGCACTGGTGACGCCGTTCGCGCAGGACGGTTCGGTCGATTACGGGGCGCTGGACCGCCTCGTGGACGCCCAGATCGAAGGCGGCGTGGACGGTATCGTACCCGTCGGCACAACCGGCGAATCGCCGACCCTCGATCCGGAAGAGCATATGGCCGTGATCGAGCATGTCGTGCAGCGTGCGGACGGGAAAGCAAAAGTCATCGCCGGCACCGGTGCCAACTCCACGGCGGAGGCGCTGGAACTCACGCGCCGGGCGATCGATCTCGGGGTCGACGGGACCCTCCAGGTCACCCCCTATTACAACAAGCCCAGCCAGGCGGGTTTGATCCGCCACTTTACCGCGATCGCCGATCTCGGCACCCCGGTGGTGCTCTATAACGTTCCGGGGCGCACCGGTCGCGAGATCGCCGTGCCCACCGTCGCGGAACTCTCGAAGCATCCGCAGATCACAGCACAGAAAGACGCCGGCGGATCGGTCGACCGCGTCAGTGAGATCGTCCGCGAGTGCGAGATCGAGGTCCTGTCCGGCGACGACGCCCTGGCCCTTCCCATGATGGCCGTCGGCGGAGTGGGCGTGATCAGCGTCGCGGCCAATCTCATCCCGGGTCCGATGACGGAGATGATTCGCGCCGCGCTGGAGGGCGACTTCGAAACCGCCCTGGCGCTGCACCTGCGCTATCACCGCCTCTTCAGCCACATGTTCCTCAACAGCAACCCGATCCCCGTCAAGGCGGCACTGGCGATGATGGGGTGGATCGAAGAGGTCTATCGCCTGCCGTTGTGCGAGATCGATGCGGAGAACCGCAGAGTGCTCGAGGCTACTATGCGGGAGGTCGACCTCGTCCACTAAAGGGCCACAAAGAGGCACAGAGATCACAGAAGAGGAACAGGTTTTAAACCCGTGGAGCCGGTGAGATGGGCAGTGAGCAACAATCGATAAAGAGGGTCGTGGTTTTGGGTGCGGCGGGGCGGATGGGACGAGCCATCATCCGCTCGCTGGTCGAGGAGAAGGTGCCCGGGCTCGAGCTGGCCGGAGCCGTAGATTTGTGGGACGCGTCGGGGCTTGGCGAAGACGCCGGCGTCGTGTCAGGGACCCGGGCAGCGGGGGTCAGCATGGGAAGCGACCTGGCGGCGGTAACGCCGGATGCGGAGGTCGTGATTGATTTCAGCTCGCATGTGGCCACCTCGGGCAATGCGGAACGCATCGCCGAATGGGGATGCGGCTGGGTCATCGGGACCACGGGTCTAAACGACGAAGAGATGGATGCCGTCAGGGCCGCGGCACACAAGGTGCCCGTCGTCATGGCGGGCAACATGAGCCTCGGGATCAACCTGCTCTGCACGCTCATTGAAGCGGGTGCGAAGGCCCTGCGCGGACGCGGGTACGATGTGGAGGTGGTCGAGCGCCATCATCGGCGCAAGAAGGACGCCCCCAGCGGAACCGCGCTCATGCTCGCGCGCAGCGCCGCCGAAGGCTGCGGCTGGGATCTCGACCAAGTTCGCCGCGACGGCCGCAGCGGTCATACGGGCGAGCGTCCCGACAAGGAGATCGGGATCCATGCCGTGCGCGGCGGCGGGATCGTCGGCGAACACACCCTGACCTTTGCCGGCGAGGGCGAGGTTCTGGAGTTCACGCACCGGGCTCTCAGCCGCGAGACCTTCGCGCTGGGTGCGCTCCAGGCGGCAAAGTGGCTCGAAGGCCGCGATCCGGGTCTGTACTCGATGAGGGACGTACTGGGGGTCTGATCAAACCCCGCCATGCGGGGTTATGCCGGAGGTGCGGAAGCGGCGCCCTCGTTGGATACGTAATTCGGAATCATCCGTCCGTCACGGCGGTGTCGCCCTCGAAAAACCAGACCATCGCCGGGTCGAGTTCGCTCAGCGTCTCGTCAATGAGGCCCCCGGCGGATGCCGGCTGGGCGTATTCCTCGTAGAGCGATTCGATCACCTCGGCCGTGGACGCATCCGGCGAGGTGTATCCCGCCTGATGCGAGATCCAGATTCCGGCTCCGGCGAGCAGCAGCACACTCATCGCCGCGGCGAGGACGGGCCTGAGAACCGGGTGGGCCGGCCGGGGCGCGGCGCGCCGGCCTTCGGCCCGGACGGCCTGAAGGGTCGGAACGGACGGCCCGGGGGGATCGGTGACGCAGGATTCGATCCGTCCGGCCATCGCCCGGAAGGCCCGGCATTCCGCGCAGTCCTCCAGATGGGCCTCGAGTCGTCTCCGTTTCCGGCCGCCCAGTTCGCCGCTTTGTTCGAGCAGGATCCATCTCCGGGCCTTCTGATGATTCATGCCGCACCTCCGTACTCGCGGTATACTTCGTCCAGTTCGACGCGCAGTTTATTCAGCGCGTACTGCATGCGCGCCAGGGCCGTATTGATCGAGCATCCCTGTATGCGGGCGATCTCCCTGAACGGCAGCCCCGACTGCATTCGCATCCAGAACACCTCGCGCTGATCGTCCGGCAGGTGCTCCGCCGCCGCCGCGATCCGCCGTTCCAGCTCCGCCGAATCCGCGTCGTCATCCGGTCCCGGGCCGTCGGCGGCGACCACCTGATCGAGGGTCAGCGTCGACCCTTCCGACTCTCCCAGCGGCTGCTGGAGCGAGCAGTCCGCCTTCTTTTTGCGCCGACGGTCGATCACTCCGTTGCGCGCGATCCGGAACAGCCAGCTCAGCAGCTTTCCGCCCTTGAACTTCGACCAGTTTCGAATGGCCTTGGACCAGACCTCCTGGAAGATCTCGTCCGCTTCGTCCGGGTCGCGCGCCATACGGACGATGAAACCGTACAGCGGTTTCCTGTACCGTTCGACCAGTTCGCCCAGTGCCTCAACATCGCCCTTGCGATAGGCCCCGATCAGTTCCTGTTCGCTCGTCTCCGGCACCGCGGCCTCCGGTCTTCCAGCCCACACCTCATGAAACGGATCATCGGTCCATTTATTGCATCCGTGCCGCCGACGAATCGCCCGAACCGAAAATGGGTAAGCTCCCGTTCTTGCTCCGCCGGGCGATTCTACACACACTGTCCGGTTATGAACTGGCCCGAGTCCATTCGCAGGAAACTCGACGCGCTGCCCGACCGGCCGGGAGTCTACCTTATGCGCGACCGGCGGGGGAAGATCATCTACGTCGGCAAGGCGGCGTCGTTGCGCAAACGCGTGCGGAGTTACTTCCGCCCCAGTACGATGCGCCGCGGCGATCCGAAGCTGCGCGGACTGATCCGCTCCATCGCCGACTTCGACGTCCTGGAGCTCAGGACCGAGGCCGAGGCCACGCTCACCGAGGGCAATCTCATCAAGGAATACCGCCCGCGCTACAACGCGCTGTTCAAGGACGACAAGCGATTCCTGCTGCTTCGCGTCCATCCCGGCGAACCGTATCCGCGGTTCGACACCTGCCGCATCCGTCGCGACGACGGCGCGCGCTACTTCGGCCCCTACGCGTCGTCCTCCGCCGCCTATGCCGCGAAGGAATTCCTCGAAGCGCGTTTCGGACTGCGCCTCTGCCGTCCGCGCGTGCCCGACCGGGAGACCTACCGGCACTGTCACAACGACGTCATTCGCCGCTGCTCCGCCCCGTGCATCGGCCGGATCACCCCGGAGGAATACCAGCGGCGGGTCGAGGAGTCCTGCGCCTTCCTGCGCGGCGAACGCCCGGAACTGCTGCGCGAGCTGCGGGCGCAGATGGAGGCCGCCGCGGAAGGGCAGCACTACGAGTCCGCCGCCGCCCTGCGCGACCTGCTGAAGCTCGTCACCCGCGCCGTGCGCGAACGCGCGCGGGTGCGCCGGACGCCGGCGCTGCAGGAGGAAACCGCGCGGCAGGGACTGCGCGAACTGGCGGTCGCCCTGAAACTGCCGCACCCCCCGGACGTGATCGAATGCTTCGACATCTCCAATATATCCGGCACCTACGCCGTCGCCGCCCTGGTCGCCGCCGTCGACGGCCGGCCCGTGCCGCAGCGATACCGCCGCTTCCGCATCCGCACCGTCGAGGGTGCCGACGATCCCCGCATGATGGCCGAGGCCGTGCGCCGACGCTACTCGAGGCTGGCGCGCGAGGGCTCGTCGATGCCCGGCCTGGTGCTCGTGGACGGCGGGATCACCCAGCTCCGCGCCGCGCGGCGGGCGCTGCACGAGCTGGACCTCGGCGGTCTCGTCGTCGCCGGCCTCGCAAAACGATACGAGGAACTCTATACGAATGCGGAAAGCGCCGCCGAAACCGTACGGCTTCCCGGCGACAGCGCGGCGCTGGAGGTCATCCGGCGCATCCGCGACGAGGCCCACCGGTTCGCCATCGCCTACCACCGCCGGCTGCGCGGCCGCCGCATCAGGGAGTCCGTGCTCGACGACATCGAGGGCATCGGCCCGAGAAAGAAGGAACAGCTGCTCCGCCATTTCGGTTCCTTCCAGCGCCTGAAAAAGGCGGACGAAAAGGAACTCGCCGATGCTCCCGGCATCGGTCCGCATACGGCCAAACTCATCCGTACCGAACTCGAGCGGCTCAGCCGGAACCCTTGACAGGCTGCGGACAGAGGGTCATCGTTTCGCATCGAGCGGAAGGATGGAAGGGGCTTCCATGTACGTCCTGAAGAAGGCGGTGTCCCCGTTTCTGGACCCTCTGGCGCTGGGACTGCTGGTGTTGCTGGCGGGGCTGATCGGCGGATGGAAGACGGTCCGGCGCGGAGCTCGCATCGCGGCTTGGACAGGCTGGCTGATGCTCGCCGCGGCGGGAACGGATCCGGGGGCCGCGTTTCTGCTGAAACCGCTCGAGCAGGCGTATCCCGTCTTTGAACCCGGGCGGGCGGGCGTTTCTTATGTCGTCGTGCTCGGCGCAGGGCAAAGCTTTTACAAAAACCACCCCCCGACCTCGGTGATTCATCCGGAGGGGGTCGTGCGCCTCACGGAGGGTGTGCGTCTGTGCCGGGAGCTGACCGATGCGACCCTGGTCCTTTGCGGAGGCGAGACGGGTCCGGGGCCCGCCGAGGCGGAGATGATGAAACGGCTCGCAATCGATCTCGGTGCGGACCCCGGGAGGATTCTCCTCGAGTCGGAGTCGCTGGATACGGACGATCAGGCGCGCCGTCTGGCGCCGATGCTCGGGGGCGAGCGTTTCGCGCTGGTAACCAGCGCCCGTCATCTGCCCCGCGCGGTCATGCTGTGCCGGGCGCAGGGCCTGCGGCCCGTGCCCGCTCCCACCGCCCATATCACGGCCGGAGGCGGCGGTCTGCGCTGGCACGGCTGGGTGCCTTCTTCGGGCGCCCTCCAGAGTTCGGCGGCGGCTCTGCATGAGTATATCGGGCTGGCGTGGGAAACGCTTTGCGCGCAGAGGCTTCGTCGCACCCCGCCGCGAAATCCGTAGTTCAGCCGCGTTCTGCCGCGGCATCCCGTTCTTGTACCCGCGCGCGGGCTGCGCTATGAAAGATGCACGGGAACGGGAGAAAGCGGGGAAGCGGTTCATGGAGCAGAAGCGGCTGAGCGATATCGGATGGGGCGAGTTCCAGAAGATGGGGCTCACCGGCAAGGGCGAATATCTCAATCACCGACAGCGCCCCGTTCATACCCTCCTCGCCCAGCAGTTCGACCGGCCGATGCTCGAGCGTCTCTGCGACCTCGCCACGAAGATCCGCACCATCGCCCGTACGCGCGGGGGGATGCAGTTCCTCCAGACCCTGCTCTCCGA
It contains:
- the argB gene encoding acetylglutamate kinase — translated: MHQAIEKANVLIEALPYIQRFRGQCVVVKFGGSIMENEAGVRAILEDVAFMECVGLRPVIVHGGGAAISRRMREAHVQPRFVRGLRVSDEQVIRVVEEVLNREVNPHLVRILQGYGGKARGIHGEDILRVQKHTEEHEGETFDWGYVGNVTKVDTEPVKAYLNSEIIPVVTPLGRGPDGMLYNINADEAANAVARALPARKLVFLTDVPGVLRDPDDPHSLISTLSVGEVQHLIDRGVIAGGMMPKVRGAVDSIAAGIRKTHIIDSSLPHSLLLELFTDRGVGTEIVP
- a CDS encoding aspartate aminotransferase family protein, with amino-acid sequence MMNTEDIRRMHREYVMSTYAPGLALVRGEGVRVYDAEDHEYLDFLAGIAVTNLGHAHPRYVEAIREQAGRLVHVSNLYYNEHQPRLARDLVERSGFEVGKCFFCNSGAEANEGLIKLARLWGHDQGRYEVVSMRGSFHGRTLATLTATGQDKVQKGFAPLPQGFRYAEFNDPASCREQIGPETAAVLVEAIQGEGGVRPAHRGYLRQLRKICDEEGVLLLMDEVQCGMGRTGRWFGFQHYGVQPDAFALAKGLGNGFPMGAVVAGAKLADVFHPGHHATTFGGTPLACAAARAVIEVIETEGLIENAGRMGHMLVEGLCSIAADHPRWIEEVRGLGLMVGLVLDRPAAPLQKKLQEKGLLALATAGKVLRFLPPLIVGEDDVRRALEITAAACDELEQEGTEASR
- a CDS encoding argininosuccinate synthase gives rise to the protein MKVVLAYSGGLDTSIILKWLQEEYDAEVIAYAADVGQEEELDGLPEKAKNTGASKCYVEDLREEFARDFVYPMIRAGAVYESGYLLGTSIARPLIAKRHIEIAREQGAEAVAHGATGKGNDQVRFELTFYALEPGIKVIAPWRNEGFFQSRTEMMQYAEQHGIPIPVSAEKPYSMDRNLLHISYEGGVLEDPWNAPPKDMFLLTTDPEDAPDGAEEITIDFERGDAVALDGERLEPLPLMQKLNGIAGRHGVGRIDLVENRFVGMKSRGVYETPAGTVLHRAREAVEQITMDREVLHQRDAIMPRYAELVYNGFWFAPEREMLQAAMDRAAQTVTGTARVKLYKGSCTVTGRRAERSLYDADIASFEAGGDYDQADANGFIRLNALRLRVGSLKEQDAKG
- the lysA gene encoding diaminopimelate decarboxylase, giving the protein MNAFEYRNGELHAEDCALNALAEEYGTPLYVYSRTHFEHQYRRLAAALKDADPLLCYSVKGCSTGAILELFRGMGAGLDVVSGGELFRGLRAGFDAEKIVFAGVGKTVDEIRYAIEQGVGFFTVESEPELERIAHVEGELKKSARVAIRVNPDIDPGTHEYTCTGKGDTKFGVDPATARRLSLRAIEHDALRLVGLHTHLGSPLMSVDPYEKALEVIRPLCRELKERGPHFRRLDLGGGLGIPYRPEEEPFDLDRFAKMANAAVGELGLQLVLEPGRFLSGGAGVLLTRVQYVKPHPSKTFLIGDAAMNDLLRPALYDAWHGVNAVRQTGETVCGDLVGPVCETGDFLARDRELPAAEAGDLLAVMNAGAYGYTMASNYNSRPRPAEVLVEGSSARLIRRRETWDDLVRGEE
- the dapA gene encoding 4-hydroxy-tetrahydrodipicolinate synthase, whose protein sequence is MFEGMYTALVTPFAQDGSVDYGALDRLVDAQIEGGVDGIVPVGTTGESPTLDPEEHMAVIEHVVQRADGKAKVIAGTGANSTAEALELTRRAIDLGVDGTLQVTPYYNKPSQAGLIRHFTAIADLGTPVVLYNVPGRTGREIAVPTVAELSKHPQITAQKDAGGSVDRVSEIVRECEIEVLSGDDALALPMMAVGGVGVISVAANLIPGPMTEMIRAALEGDFETALALHLRYHRLFSHMFLNSNPIPVKAALAMMGWIEEVYRLPLCEIDAENRRVLEATMREVDLVH
- the dapB gene encoding 4-hydroxy-tetrahydrodipicolinate reductase, which produces MGSEQQSIKRVVVLGAAGRMGRAIIRSLVEEKVPGLELAGAVDLWDASGLGEDAGVVSGTRAAGVSMGSDLAAVTPDAEVVIDFSSHVATSGNAERIAEWGCGWVIGTTGLNDEEMDAVRAAAHKVPVVMAGNMSLGINLLCTLIEAGAKALRGRGYDVEVVERHHRRKKDAPSGTALMLARSAAEGCGWDLDQVRRDGRSGHTGERPDKEIGIHAVRGGGIVGEHTLTFAGEGEVLEFTHRALSRETFALGALQAAKWLEGRDPGLYSMRDVLGV
- a CDS encoding zf-HC2 domain-containing protein yields the protein MNHQKARRWILLEQSGELGGRKRRRLEAHLEDCAECRAFRAMAGRIESCVTDPPGPSVPTLQAVRAEGRRAAPRPAHPVLRPVLAAAMSVLLLAGAGIWISHQAGYTSPDASTAEVIESLYEEYAQPASAGGLIDETLSELDPAMVWFFEGDTAVTDG
- a CDS encoding sigma-70 family RNA polymerase sigma factor, whose translation is MPETSEQELIGAYRKGDVEALGELVERYRKPLYGFIVRMARDPDEADEIFQEVWSKAIRNWSKFKGGKLLSWLFRIARNGVIDRRRKKKADCSLQQPLGESEGSTLTLDQVVAADGPGPDDDADSAELERRIAAAAEHLPDDQREVFWMRMQSGLPFREIARIQGCSINTALARMQYALNKLRVELDEVYREYGGAA
- a CDS encoding excinuclease ABC subunit UvrC encodes the protein MNWPESIRRKLDALPDRPGVYLMRDRRGKIIYVGKAASLRKRVRSYFRPSTMRRGDPKLRGLIRSIADFDVLELRTEAEATLTEGNLIKEYRPRYNALFKDDKRFLLLRVHPGEPYPRFDTCRIRRDDGARYFGPYASSSAAYAAKEFLEARFGLRLCRPRVPDRETYRHCHNDVIRRCSAPCIGRITPEEYQRRVEESCAFLRGERPELLRELRAQMEAAAEGQHYESAAALRDLLKLVTRAVRERARVRRTPALQEETARQGLRELAVALKLPHPPDVIECFDISNISGTYAVAALVAAVDGRPVPQRYRRFRIRTVEGADDPRMMAEAVRRRYSRLAREGSSMPGLVLVDGGITQLRAARRALHELDLGGLVVAGLAKRYEELYTNAESAAETVRLPGDSAALEVIRRIRDEAHRFAIAYHRRLRGRRIRESVLDDIEGIGPRKKEQLLRHFGSFQRLKKADEKELADAPGIGPHTAKLIRTELERLSRNP
- a CDS encoding YdcF family protein, which produces MYVLKKAVSPFLDPLALGLLVLLAGLIGGWKTVRRGARIAAWTGWLMLAAAGTDPGAAFLLKPLEQAYPVFEPGRAGVSYVVVLGAGQSFYKNHPPTSVIHPEGVVRLTEGVRLCRELTDATLVLCGGETGPGPAEAEMMKRLAIDLGADPGRILLESESLDTDDQARRLAPMLGGERFALVTSARHLPRAVMLCRAQGLRPVPAPTAHITAGGGGLRWHGWVPSSGALQSSAAALHEYIGLAWETLCAQRLRRTPPRNP